The following proteins are encoded in a genomic region of Brachypodium distachyon strain Bd21 chromosome 1, Brachypodium_distachyon_v3.0, whole genome shotgun sequence:
- the LOC112271521 gene encoding uncharacterized protein LOC112271521: MDTEAQWHGAPNCSSLALHRGEEMLNQTMLMQVKVLNVFNVIFVGILVGIGTYMPHYRHRPVIRFFFLGAAALLLPSISYVVSNGSTNASTHTDLSRIFQLTDGSYENLSLSCISDMHLLLTLLWVGLAQIIAINTSTIVAADDREGRNNGLPVQLLAQAMWTSYLALYQYDPFRSLPPIFALFFAKMVLKHFAFWMARRSLAHGRNPRLIVGYMMQLHEKIQHAEPIVELQVAITSEQLQEERQQVEQKLETTSEQSQEETQHGVPAVDKHRAILSSEKKTQSYFMQSRGKPAR, from the exons ATG GACACTGAAGCACAATGGCATGGAGCTCCAAACTGCTCCAGTCTTGCGCTGCATCGTGGCGAGGAAATGCTAAATCAAACGATGTTGATGCAAGTAAAAGTGCTCAACGTCTTCAATGTCATCTTTGTCGGAATTCTAGTTGGAATTGGCACTTACATGCCTCACTACCGTCACAGACCTGTTATTCGCTTCTTTTTTCTGGGAGCCGCTGCCTTGTTACTGCCAAGCATCTCCTATGTCGTCTCCAATGGCTCCACAAATGCATCCACCCATACAGATCTGAGCAGAATTTTTCAACTGACAGATGGTAGCTACGAAAACCTCTCGCTCAGCTGCATCTCAGATATGCACTTGCTCCTAACCCTATTATGGGTAGGCCTTGCTCAAATTATTGCGATCAATACCAGTACAATAGTAGCTGCTGATGATAGAGAAGGTCGAAACAATGGTCTCCCTGTGCAACTACTTGCGCAAGCAATGTGGACCTCGTACCTTGCGCTCTACCAGTATGATCCGTTTCGCAGCTTACCACCTATCTTTGctcttttctttgcaaaaatgGTGCTTAAACATTTTGCATTTTGGATGGCCCGACGTTCTTTGGCTCATGGACGCAACCCTCGCCTTATTGTTGGATACATGATGCAGTTACATGAGAAAATACAGCATGCTGAACCAATAGTTGAACTACAGGTAGCAATAACAAGTGAGCAATTGCAAGAGGAAAGACAACAAGTTGAACAAAAGCTAGAGACAACATCTGAGCAATCACAAGAGGAAACCCAGCATGGTGTACCAGCAGTTGATAAACACAGAGCTATTTTAtcttcggaaaaaaaaacacagagcTATTTTATGCAATCAAGAGGGAAGCCAGCAAGATGA